GGCCATGGCCTCCATCGAGCGGGCGGGCATCACCAAGCTTTCAGTGATTACCGCGCGCTGACACCGAGCAACAAAGCCACGACTTTTCAGGCCGTCTCCTTGGCAGGGTGCGGCCTTTTTTTTGCCTGGCGAAAATGCCCCCTGCAAAGCCCTCCACCGAAATCGCCCTCCCGTTACCCCCTTCGCCGGCAAGAACACCCGCGCAATCGTGCCAACTGTAGGAGCTGGCTTGCCAGCGAAGGCGCCCGCCAGAGCGACACAAGGCCCGCAGGCCCTTTCGCCGGCAAGCCGGCTCCTACAAAAACACCTCCGCAATTGCGCCAACTGTAGGAGCTGGCTTGCCAGCGAAGGCGTCCTCAAGGTTGCGCAAGAGCTGATGGCCCTTTCGCCGGCAAGCCGGCTCCTACGGAGAGCGGGGATGTTTGATATTCATTTAAGGTATTAATAAATAGCTTCTTATTCCTTAACGAATATAAATCCCCTCCCTATACTCGTTCGGGAACAGACACGCAGCAGGAGAGTTCCCCATGCGCAACGAATCCATTCGCTACTTGATTGTGCCGGGCTGGCAAGGATCGCCAGAAGATCATTGGCAAACCCATTGGCAGAACAGCCTGCCCAACAGTGCGCGGGTGGAGCAGGCCGATTGGCTGACGCCGCGTCGCGAAGACTGGGTGGCGGCCCTGGCCGAAGCCATCGCCGCCGACGACACCCCGGTGATCCTGATTGCCCACAGCCTGGGCTGCATCACCGTGGCCCACTGGGCCGCTCGCGCGCCCTTGGCGGCCCTGCGCCAGGTACGCGGCGCGCTGCTGGTGGCGCCGGCGGACGTCGAGCGTCCGGCCTGCGCCCCGGCGCTGCGCAATTTCGCGCCGATTCCCCGGGACCTGCTGCCGTTCCCCAGCCAGGTGGTCAGCTCGGACAACGACAGCGCCGTGAGTGCCCCGCGGGCCCTGGAACTGGCCCGTGACTGGGGCGCCGAAGCCGGGATCCTGGCCGGCGCCGGGCATATCAACGTCAAGTCCGGCCACCAGCGCTGGGAGCAGGGCTTTGCCTATCTCTACCGCCTGCAGAACCGCATGGAGCAGCACGCGCTGCGTCGTGCCTGATCGTCCTTTTCCTGTTTAAGCGCCCCCGTCCCCAGGCGGCCTGGGGCGGGAGTCTGCCATGAGTTCTCACACCCCTTTCGGCCAGCCGTTGCTGACCTTTCCCGATGCGGAAAAAAGCCCCCTGAGCATCCGCGCCAAGGCGCTGGTGTTCGTCGACCCGCGTTCGCGGCAACTGCGTGAAGAGCTGGAGCAACTGGCGCCGCGTGCGGTGTCGGTGCTGATCCGCGGGGAAACCGGCACCGGCAAGGAACTGCTGGCCCGGCACATCCACCGCGCCAGCGACCGCAGCGGCCTGTTCGTCTCGGTCAACTGCGGCGCCATCAGCCCGACCTACGCCGACGCCGAACTGTTCGGCTATGCCGCCGGCAGTTTCAGCGGCTCGGCCAGCAGCCGCGCCGGCTGGTTCGGCTCGGCCAATGGCGGAACCCTGTACCTGGACGAGATCGGCGACCTGCCGCTGCCGATCCAGACCAAGTTGCTGGCGGCCCTGGAAAACCACGAAGTGACCCGGGTCGGTGCCCAGCAGCCGAGCCCGGTGGACGTGCGTCTGGTGGCGGCCACCAGCATCGACCTGGCCCAGGCGGTGGCGGCGGGCAAATTCCATGAGCGCCTGTATCGCTACCTCAGCGAGGGCCAGTTGGAACTGCCGGCGCTGCGCGAGCGGGTGGGGGACATCGAGTCCCTGGCCGAGTACTTCCTGGGCATTTACAGCCAGCGCCTGGACCTGCCGGTGCCGCTGATCAGCGAAGCTGCGCAGCAGGCCCTGGAGCGCCACAGCTGGCCAGGCAATACCCGGGAGCTGGAGAACGTCATTCACTTTGCGCTGCTGGTCAGCAGCGGCGAGGAAATTCTTCCCGAGCACCTCAACCTGCCGCCGACGCCCTCGCCGCTGGAGCAGATCGAGCAGCTGCTGCGGCAGATCGCCGAGAGCGGTTCAGACGCGGACCGCCAGGCCCTCAAGCGCCTGCTGGCGGTGTAGCCGCTGCCGCAGGCTGCGACCGGCTGCGCAGCAGACGCAAAACCGTTCACCAGGATCCTGCTGGAGTGCCCCGATGCCCCTGGCGCCGACTGCGTCGTCGTTCGCAGCCTGCGGCAGCGGCTACAGGGGAGTGCTAGGCCCTCAAGCGCCTGCGGCAGCGGCTACAGGGCGCGGTGGTGGGGCGGGATGTATGAACAAAATGGAATATGAACGTGAATAAAAGATATTGTTCGGGAATAAAAAATCTCGGTATTGTCCGGTTCACGCCAGCAGTGGCACATCACTGGCACCCCGATACGCACCTCATTTGACGCCGTCGTCGATCCCGACACCTAAGGACATCGCATGAAAAAAGTTCTGTTGTTCACCGCACTGGCGGCAGCCCTGAGCGCCGGTATTGCCCAGGCCGCCGAGAAGCTGGTGGTCGCCGCGACTCCGGTGCCCCACGCCGAGATTCTCGAGCTGATCAAGCCGACCCTGGCCAAGGAAGGCGTGGACCTGGAAATCAAGGTCTTCACCGACTACGTGCAACCCAACGTGCAGGTCGATCAGAAGCGCCTGGACGCCAACTACTTCCAGACCCTGCCGTACCTGAAGAACTTCAACGAAGGCAAGGGCACGCACCTGGAAACCGTGATCGGTGTGCACGTCGAACCCTTCGGCGGCTACTCGAAGAAGGTCAAGTCCCTGGCCGAGCTGAAAGACGGCGCCACCATCGCCATCCCCAACGAAGGCAGCAACAGCGGCCGGGCCCTGATCCTGCTGCAGAAGGCCGGGCTGATCGAGCTCAAGGATCCGAAGAACGCCGTGTCCACGCCCAAGGACATCGCCAAGAACCCGCACAACTTCAAGTTCAAGGAACTGGAGTCGGCCATGCTGCCGCGGGTCCTGGATCAGGTTGACCTGGACATGATCAACACCAACTACGCCCTGGAAGCCGGCCTGAACCCGGCCAAGGATGCGCTGGTGATCGAAGGCGCCGATTCGCCCTACGTGAACTACCTGGTGGCGCGTCCGGACAACAAGGACAGCGCGGCGATCCAGAAGCTGGCCAAGGCCCTGACCAGCCCCGAGGTGAAAGCCTTCATCGAGAAGAAGTACAACGGCGCGGTATTGCCGGCGTTCTGATGAACTAGGCTACTGATGCGATAAACCCCTTCAAGGTTTGAACGCCGACGGCTGGCACAGCGTCGGCGTTTTTTATTGCGCCGGCAAAAGCCGCAGGCGCCGGCCGGGCGGCGTTGTGCTTGCCGGCGAGGAGGCCCTCAGGCCGGGTGCAAAGCTGATGGACGCCTTCGCTGGCAAGCCGAGGCCTGCACCCGCCGGCTCCTGCAGTGGAGCGCTATTGCCAGTGGCTTGGAGGGCTCGGCGCAAGGCCGTCAGCCATTTCACCAGCTCATGGGGATCCAGCGGTTGCGGCGTCTTCGCGTTGGCCATGGTGATTGTCCTGGTCAGGCTCAAGGGCAGAAAAGGTAGTAGCTCGGCGCCAGCCCGGCAAATCCGCGGGTTAGGTTTTTGGGTGATATCAATATGCCGTAACGGTATTTAAATTCTGCTTTTTATAGCTATAAAGTCGCGGCAGCCGGGCGGTTACCCACTGCCCCACGGACTGCACCACCGCCGCTGTACCCCAGCGGCGTCCAGGATGATTCATGACCCTCGATTACGCGTTTATCCTCAGCACCCTGCCGGCCTTTCTCAAAGCCGTGGGGGTGACCCTGCAGGTCGGCCTGATCGCCATCGGCACGTCCTTGCTGGTGGCCCTGATCAACGCCACTGTCCTGGTGTTTCGCACCCCTTACCTGCACCGGCTGATCGGCCTGTACGTGGAACTGGCGCGCAACACACCGCTGCTGATCCAGCTGTTCTTCGTCTACTTCGCCTTGCCGGCCCTGGGGATCAAGGTCTCCGGCTTTACCGCGGCGATCATCACCATGACCTTCCTTGGCGGCGCCTACCTCACCGAAGTGCTGCGCGCCGGGGTCGAAGCCGTGCCCCAGGCGCAGCTGGAATCGGGGCGCAGCATCGGCCTGTCGCAATGGCAACTGCTGCGCTACGTGATCCTGCCCCAGGCCGGGATCCTCAGCCTGCCGTCGCTGTTCGCCAATTTCATTTTCCTGCTCAAGGAAACCACCGTGGTCTCGGCGGTGGCGGTGCCGGAGATTCTCTACACCACCAAGAGCTACATCGCCCTGTACTACAAGACCTACGAAATGCTCGCGGTGCTGACCCTGATCTGCGTGCTGCTGTTTCTGCCGCTGTCGCTGTTGCTCAGCCGTCTGGAAAGGAGGTTGCAACATGGCCAGTTCGGGTCTTGAGCTGTTGCTGGTGTCCCTGCCGCAATTGGCCCGGGGCGCTGCACAGACTTTGTCGATTTCGCTGTTGAGCATTGCCTTCAGCACCCTGGGCGGGGTGCTCTACGGCGTGCTGCGCAGCCTGCAGCGCAAGGTGCTGGACGTGCCGCTGCGGATCTACCTGGAGCTGTTCCGGGCGATTCCGGTGCTGGTCTGGCTGTACCTGCTGTTCTTCGGCTTTCCGATCTTCTTCGGCCTCAGCATTCCCAGCTTCACCTGTGCGGTGCTGGTGCTGTCGCTGTGGGGCGCTAGCGAGGTTGGCGAGGTGGTGCGCGGCGCCCTGCAATCCCTGCCCCGGGGCCAGCGTGAAGCGGGCCTGTCCATCGGCCTCTCCGGTGCCCAGCTATACGGCTACGTCTTGCTGCCCCAGGCGCTGAAGCGCATGACGCCGCCAACCATCAACGTCTACACGCGGATCATCAAGACCAGCTCCCTGGCGGTGCTGATCGGCGTGGTGGACGTGATCAAGGTCGGCCAGCAGATCATCGAGCGCACCTACGAGTCGGTGCTGATCTACGGCGTCCTGTTCCTGTTTTTCTTCTTTATCTGCTACCCGCTGTCGGCCGCCTCCCGCGTGCTGGAGCGGCGCTGGACGCAAGCATGAGCGCATTGATCGAGTTCCAGGGTTTCAACAAGTTCTTCGGCCCGCAACAGGTGCTCAAGGAGGTCGACCTGCGCGTGGCGGCGGGGGAGGTGATCGTCATCCTCGGCCCCAGCGGCTGCGGCAAGAGCACCCTGCTGCGCTGCCTCAACGGCCTGGAAACGGCCCACAGCGGGCACCTGCGCTTTGCCGGGCGCGAGCTGCTGAGCCCCGCTACCGACTGGCGCCAGGTGCGCCAGGAGATCGGCATGGTGTTCCAGAGCTATCACTTGTTCCCCCACATGAACGTGCTGGACAACATCCTCCTGGGGCCGCTCAAGGTGCAAAAGCGCGAGCCCCGGGAGGCCCGGGCCCAGGCCGAAGCGTTGCTGGAGCGGGTGGGCCTGCTGGACAAGCGCGAGGCCTTTCCCCGGCAGCTGTCCGGCGGCCAGCAGCAACGCATCGCCATCGTCCGCTCGTTGTGCATGAACCCCCAGGTGATGCTGTTCGACGAGGTCACCGCGGCGCTGGACCCGGAGATGGTCAAGGAAGTGCTGCAGGTGATCCAGGGCCTGGCCCGGGACGGCATGACCCTGTTGATCGTCACCCATGAAATGGCCTTCGCCCGGGCCGTGGCCGACCGCATCGTGTTCATGGACGGCGGGCGCATCGTGGAACAGAACACCCCCGAGGCTTTCTTCACGAACCCGCAGAGCGCACGCGCGCAGCAGTTCCTGGAGAAGTTCTCCTTCGTTGAAGCACTGCCCAAGAAAGCCCCCAAAAAGGAACTGGAGCTCTTATGAAAACTGCCAAGTCTTCGCTGTTGTTACTGCCGCTGTTCGGTCTGGCCCTGCTGGCCGGCTGCGATAAATCCAATGATGCGCCCAAGCCGGCGGCCACTGCCGCCAGCGCCGCGCCGGCGGCCGGTTACCTGGACAAGATCAAGGCTCGGGACAAGCTGATCGTCGGCGTGTTCACCGACAAGCCGCCGTTCGGTTTCGTCGATGAAACCGGGCGTTATGTGGGCTTCGATACCGACATCGGCCGCCAGTTCGCCAAGGACCTGTTGGGGGACGAGAACAAGGTGGAGTTCGTCGCCGTGGAACCGGCCAGCCGCATTCCCTTCCTGCAGAGCGACAAGGTCGACCTGATCCTGGCCAACATGACCGTGACCCCGGAGCGCAAGCAAGCGGTGGAATTCACCAACCCCAACCTCAAGGTGGCGGTGCAGGCCCTGGTGCCCGAGGGTAGCCCGGTGAAGAGCCTGGATGACCTGGCAAGCCGCACCACCATCGTCACCACCGGCACCACCGCAGACATCTGGCTGACCCAGAACCACCCGGACTGGAAACTGCTCAAGTTCGAGAAGAACACCGAGTCCCTGCAAGCCCTGGCCAATGGCCGTGGCGACGCCTATGCCCAGGACAACCTGATTCTGTTCAGCTGGTCCAAGCAGAACCCGGGCTACCGCGTATTGCCCCAGACCCTGGGCGAGCAGGCGCCGATTGCCCCGGCGGTGAAGAAGGGCAACCTCGAACTGCGGGACTGGGTAAATGCCGAACTGGCCAAGCTGGGCGAAGAGAAGTACCTGCTCAAGCTGTATGACCAGTACGTGCGCAAGGAGCTGAGCGACGACACCCCGCCTGAGAGCGTGATCGTCGAAGGCGGCAAATGGCAGGGTTGACCCCTCCTTCCTCCGTGTAGGAGCTGGCTTGCCAGCGAAGGCGTCCTTGAGGGCGATGCAGGGCTTGAGGGCCTCTTCGCCAGCAAGCTGGCTCCTACAGAGGGTGTATTGCGCATGAGCCTTGTAGGAGCTGGCTTGCCAGCGAAGGCGTCCGTGAGGGCGATGCGGGGCTTGAGGGCCTCTTCGCCAGCAAGCTGGCTCCTACGGGGGGCGTATTGCGTTTTAGCCTTGTAGGAGCTGGCTTGCCAGCGAAGACGTCCTTGAGGGCGATGCAGGGCTTGAGGGCCTCTTCGCCAGCAAGCTGGCTCCTACAGAGGGTGTATTGCGTTTGAGCCTTGTAGGAGCTGGCTTGCCAGCGAAGGCGTCCGTGAGGGCGGTGCGGGGCTTGAGGGCCTCCTTCGCCAGCAAGCTGGCTCCTACGGGGGGCGTATTGCGCATGAGCCTTGTAGGAGCTGGCTTGCCAGCGAAGGCGTCCTTGAGGGCGATGCAGGGCTTGTGGGCCTCTTCGCCAGCAAGCAGGCTCCTACGGGGGGCATGGCAATCGGGGCCGGCGGGGAGGGTTCAGTCGGGCCAGTACCAGGCCGGTTCGTCGAGCATGCGCTGGCCGACGATGCCGGTCTGGCCCAGCTCTTTTTCCAGCACGATGCAGTTGCACTCGGGGTCTTCCTGCAGGGCCGCGATCAGGCGCCGGGCGTGGGACACCACCCACACCTGGCACTGCTGCGAGGCGCGAATGATCAAGCGCGCCAACGCCGGCAGCAGGTCCGGGTGCAGGCTGGTTTCCGGTTCGTTGAGCACCATCAGGCTCGGCGGGCGCGGGGTCAGCAGGGCGGCGACCAGCAGCAGGTAGCGCAGGGTGCCGTCCGACAGTTCCGCCGCCGACAGCGGCCGCAACAGGCCTTCCTGGTGGAGCTGCACCCCGAACAACCCTCCGGGAACGGCATCGATCTGCAGCCGCGAATCCGGGAAGGCATCGGCGATGCTCTCGTGCAACGCCTGCTGATCGCCCACCTCGATAATGGTCTGCAACGCCGCGGCCAGGTCTCTGCCATCGTGATGCAGTACCGGGGTGCGGGTGCCCAGCTGGGGTCGGCGTGCGGGTGCCTGGCTGTCGGTACGCAAGTGGTCATAAAAACGCCAGCCACGAATCTGCTCGCGCAGATGCAGGACCTCGGGCGATGAGCTCAGGTTGCCCACCCGGTCGAACAGGCTGTCGCCGCTGCTCGTATGCTGCGCCAGCACCTCCCATTGACGCCCCGCGCGGGCTCGTACCATCGGTCCCTGGCGGTCCACCAGCGCGC
This genomic stretch from Pseudomonas sp. Os17 harbors:
- a CDS encoding alpha/beta hydrolase, which encodes MRNESIRYLIVPGWQGSPEDHWQTHWQNSLPNSARVEQADWLTPRREDWVAALAEAIAADDTPVILIAHSLGCITVAHWAARAPLAALRQVRGALLVAPADVERPACAPALRNFAPIPRDLLPFPSQVVSSDNDSAVSAPRALELARDWGAEAGILAGAGHINVKSGHQRWEQGFAYLYRLQNRMEQHALRRA
- a CDS encoding sigma 54-interacting transcriptional regulator; this translates as MSSHTPFGQPLLTFPDAEKSPLSIRAKALVFVDPRSRQLREELEQLAPRAVSVLIRGETGTGKELLARHIHRASDRSGLFVSVNCGAISPTYADAELFGYAAGSFSGSASSRAGWFGSANGGTLYLDEIGDLPLPIQTKLLAALENHEVTRVGAQQPSPVDVRLVAATSIDLAQAVAAGKFHERLYRYLSEGQLELPALRERVGDIESLAEYFLGIYSQRLDLPVPLISEAAQQALERHSWPGNTRELENVIHFALLVSSGEEILPEHLNLPPTPSPLEQIEQLLRQIAESGSDADRQALKRLLAV
- a CDS encoding MetQ/NlpA family ABC transporter substrate-binding protein, giving the protein MKKVLLFTALAAALSAGIAQAAEKLVVAATPVPHAEILELIKPTLAKEGVDLEIKVFTDYVQPNVQVDQKRLDANYFQTLPYLKNFNEGKGTHLETVIGVHVEPFGGYSKKVKSLAELKDGATIAIPNEGSNSGRALILLQKAGLIELKDPKNAVSTPKDIAKNPHNFKFKELESAMLPRVLDQVDLDMINTNYALEAGLNPAKDALVIEGADSPYVNYLVARPDNKDSAAIQKLAKALTSPEVKAFIEKKYNGAVLPAF
- a CDS encoding amino acid ABC transporter permease — its product is MTLDYAFILSTLPAFLKAVGVTLQVGLIAIGTSLLVALINATVLVFRTPYLHRLIGLYVELARNTPLLIQLFFVYFALPALGIKVSGFTAAIITMTFLGGAYLTEVLRAGVEAVPQAQLESGRSIGLSQWQLLRYVILPQAGILSLPSLFANFIFLLKETTVVSAVAVPEILYTTKSYIALYYKTYEMLAVLTLICVLLFLPLSLLLSRLERRLQHGQFGS
- a CDS encoding amino acid ABC transporter permease, which encodes MASSGLELLLVSLPQLARGAAQTLSISLLSIAFSTLGGVLYGVLRSLQRKVLDVPLRIYLELFRAIPVLVWLYLLFFGFPIFFGLSIPSFTCAVLVLSLWGASEVGEVVRGALQSLPRGQREAGLSIGLSGAQLYGYVLLPQALKRMTPPTINVYTRIIKTSSLAVLIGVVDVIKVGQQIIERTYESVLIYGVLFLFFFFICYPLSAASRVLERRWTQA
- a CDS encoding amino acid ABC transporter ATP-binding protein, translating into MSALIEFQGFNKFFGPQQVLKEVDLRVAAGEVIVILGPSGCGKSTLLRCLNGLETAHSGHLRFAGRELLSPATDWRQVRQEIGMVFQSYHLFPHMNVLDNILLGPLKVQKREPREARAQAEALLERVGLLDKREAFPRQLSGGQQQRIAIVRSLCMNPQVMLFDEVTAALDPEMVKEVLQVIQGLARDGMTLLIVTHEMAFARAVADRIVFMDGGRIVEQNTPEAFFTNPQSARAQQFLEKFSFVEALPKKAPKKELELL
- a CDS encoding transporter substrate-binding domain-containing protein, with amino-acid sequence MKTAKSSLLLLPLFGLALLAGCDKSNDAPKPAATAASAAPAAGYLDKIKARDKLIVGVFTDKPPFGFVDETGRYVGFDTDIGRQFAKDLLGDENKVEFVAVEPASRIPFLQSDKVDLILANMTVTPERKQAVEFTNPNLKVAVQALVPEGSPVKSLDDLASRTTIVTTGTTADIWLTQNHPDWKLLKFEKNTESLQALANGRGDAYAQDNLILFSWSKQNPGYRVLPQTLGEQAPIAPAVKKGNLELRDWVNAELAKLGEEKYLLKLYDQYVRKELSDDTPPESVIVEGGKWQG
- a CDS encoding AAA family ATPase, with protein sequence MLKTLAVANYRSINKLVMPLGRLNLITGANGSGKSNLYRALRLLAETAQGGVVNALAKEGGLDSTFWAGPEQISRRMSQGEVAIQGGPRKAARRLQLGFAGEDFGYAISLGLPDSSGHFMLPGHSSPIASRFTLDPWIKRESIWGGPLYRPASALVDRQGPMVRARAGRQWEVLAQHTSSGDSLFDRVGNLSSSPEVLHLREQIRGWRFYDHLRTDSQAPARRPQLGTRTPVLHHDGRDLAAALQTIIEVGDQQALHESIADAFPDSRLQIDAVPGGLFGVQLHQEGLLRPLSAAELSDGTLRYLLLVAALLTPRPPSLMVLNEPETSLHPDLLPALARLIIRASQQCQVWVVSHARRLIAALQEDPECNCIVLEKELGQTGIVGQRMLDEPAWYWPD